TGAAAACACGGCCGGGTCACCGGATTTGACCGAGTTAAAGCGAGTTGATTACATAAATGGTTTAATTAGCAATGCTTTCAAATCCTGACCGAACCGGACCGGACGGTCGGACCGGATTGACCCGGACCCTGTCTTAAAACCAGTCAGGTCTAATATATAAAAccatattttaataaaaccgCCAACCCGGCCGATCAAACCGGTGACTCGATGACTTTGCCGGGTTATCAACCCGGgtttgcacaaaaaaaaaaataattcttattttatttttaatatactaaTGTTAGggggttataatgtaaaattaaaactaaGAAAGGGAAGACCAagggaatatttttatgtttcaatttttatagatttcttagttgtttatttcctcgttgaatatttttatattttttaattaattttatactagtttatttttatgttatttggtgtatttcacatttttaatatggtgtacttcaatatttatttatgtaaattacttgctaaaaattttaaaagtcatgttttttatttatttattttttattcttcaatatttgattttttgattatatataactaaaatttagattatttttaataaaaattgttgatcccggttcaaccccgattCACCCCAGTTGAACCCCTCAACCCATGACCCTTAACTTTTTCTTGGTCGATGCCCTGTCCGAGTTTGAAAACTTTGTTAATAGAGACCTGGACCGGTTTAAGCATCAGGTCAACCGGACCGATCCGGGTCTAATAACTATCAACAATTGACAAAAGAAGGAAACAGAGAAGGGAAACGGGAAACGGGAACCTTGGGCTTATATGGATGTATGTCTTCAATGGCTGGTAAGGATTGTGGCTCTATAAAGATGGAAGATGTGGCACCATGGTAGTACTGTGAGAGAGGGAAGGAGATGAAGGCTATTCAAAGCATAATTATGGCAATTATAGCAATCTAGAAAGGAAAACTCTTGTTCTATACATATTTCCAGACTTTCTTTCTTACCTTCCTTCTACTACTAGTACTAATATCCAagtcttctcatttttttccaaCCATATCCCACCTTCTTTCATTGTTTCTGCACTTGTCTCATTTACACCTTGCCTTCCTTTCTTGGCCCCCCCTGCATTTATTCCACATTCATATCCAGTAAATAAATTGCTTGAATAAGTTGTTTTGGTTCCTATATCTGGTTCCTTTATCTCACATATAGAATTTTTTGTTGGAGTTTGATCTTTGACTTGCAAATTTGCATTGTGTGTAATTTCTTGGTTGTGATGATGTTTGTGAGGTTTTTGTTCTTGATTCTTGtattggttgttgttgttggtgatgCCAAGACTCACCGGATTCTTTTGGATACTGATGTCGATACCGATGATTTCTTCGCTATTTTATATCTCTTGAAGCAGAACCAGTCTGTGATTGATCTCAAggtattgttttgttttcttctttactGTTGTTTTCAAGTTAACACTGTTGTTTTGGTTCTTGAGTTTCATTCTCTGTTGTCATAATAATGTCCCCAATCTCTAAGAAGTGATTCCTTCCCTTCTTAAAAACAATGATGTTTTTTAATGTGATCATGGCTTGTTGAAGGTTTGAAAGAAGGATagagttgaattttttttttcataataaatttgCCAACAATTTGGTAGGCAGTATGATTTTGCTTTGACTAACTGAATCCACCAACTCCTCTACACTTGTAAAGttatgaatagaaaaaaaaaaaaaaatcaaggtttGGTAATACCACATTCATTCTGTTCTAATTGTTTTCTATGATCACTCTCATGATTAAAACTGATGTCACCATGCAACTTGatctttcttttttcaataaGTCGAACATCGAACAGTTCTTCGAAGTCATAATTTCATCAATTTTCTAATAATTCCATGATAACAGGCAATCACTGTCAGTGCAAATGCATGGAACGATGCAGGGCATGCTGTAAATCAAGTATATGACCTTCTTTATATGATGGGCCGCGACGACATTGCTGTCGGAGTAGGAGGCGAAGGTGGTATATTAGATAATAGTACCATACTTCCAAATGTCGGCGGATATCTACCTCTAATTGAACAAGTATCGAAAAAGATACACTTTTTCTGCATTTTTATGCCTTCTCTATGTTGGCAATGTGCAATTGTTACCTGATGCCTTGTTGTTAAATTTTCAGGGAATGTCGACAGCAGGATACTGCCGGTATAGGCAAGCAATTCCGAAAGGAAGCGGCGGACGATTAGATATCGACACTAATTACGGCATAAGACGGGCATTCCTTCCGCAGGTAAACATCGTGGTAGTGATAAAATAATTGAATGGTTCATTTGTATCTAATGCGAAAGCAGGGTCCTAGGAAATATTCTCCGCTGCACCAACCGACGACACAGCAAGTGATGATCGATACCATATCGGCCGGTCCTACTACTGTGTTTCTCATTGGATCGCATACAAACCTTGCACTACTTCTCATGACTAATCCTCAACTTAAGAAAAACATCGAGCATATTTATGTCATGGGTGGTGGTGTGAGGGCGAAGAACCCGACTGGTTGTTGCCCGAAAAACTCGACATCATTGTGCATGCCTCAACAATGCGGTGATCGAGGAAACATATTTACAAGCTTTCACAGTAATCCTTATGCAGAGTACAACATGTTTGGTGATCCATTTGCAGCATATCAGGTATAGAAAGTTTCTGCACATCATAGTTTTCGAATAATTTGTATCGTTATGTATCTTATTCATTGCGGTCAATGTAGGTCTTTCATTCGGGGATTCCAATCACTCTTGTTCCTCTCGACGCTACAAATACTATCCCCGTAAACAAGAAGTTCTTTATGGCATTCGAACGAAGCCAGAATACATACGAAGCACAGTACTGTTTCCAATCCTTAAAATTTACTCGAGATACATGGGTTGGCGATCAGTTTTACACGGTAACTTAATCTCTGAGATGCACGGCAATGTTTTCAGTATTCTTTTAACTAGCATCATTTTCGTACTGATTTCATGCAGAGTTTTTTCATGTGGGACTCTTTTACTTCGGGTGTTGCCATATCAACAATGCTCAATGCTCATAAAAGTAACGGCGAAAATGAATTTGCTGAGATGCATTATCTGAACATTACTGTCATTACTTCGAACAAACCATATGGAGCTCACGACGGCTCAAATCCATTCTTCGACGGCCGTGATATTCCAAAGTTTAATCTTAAGAAAAAAGGAGTACACAGTGGTCATGTTCAGACTGGAGTTCAAGATCCATTTTGTATagtaaaaggaaaagataaagGGAAATGCCAGGTTCTCTTTCGCTCTTTCGTCTTAATTGAACAATTCGGTCATTGTATTCTATGGATTTTAACTTTCAATATTAAAAGATGCAATTAGGATGGATACACCAAGGAGATAACCGGTCCGGAAGCTGTTCGGGTGCTTGTTGCTCATAAAGCGAAACCGAATCGAGATGCTCAAAGCCCTCTAGACAGAGAGTACTTCATCAGTTTCTTGACTGTAAGTGTTCAACagatgaacatatatatatatatatatatatatatatgtatgtacacTTTCACATTGCAATTATCAATGGCATTGCAATATGAGAAGTGAAGAAGGATTCATTAATCTTAACTCTCTTCAATCACCTAAATTACGCATCTTTTTCGCATTTTAGTTTCTGCAATTTACACCAAAATTTCTGTAAACTCTCCATGCACCAATATATTAGTGCATTCAAGTGTTTTCACTTCGGTTTTAATTGATCTATGGATTGCAGGATCTAAACCTTCCTCAGCAGTCGGGGCGATTCAATTTCACCACCGAGTATCCTTATTACAGAGAAGTCTTCTACAAACCAACATTTTCAGACAGAAAGCTCGGAAAACCAGTGATCTTTGACATGGACATGAGTGCCGGAGATTTCCTCACTCTTATATATCTCCTAAAAGTACCCGTCGAACTCATAAATCTAAAGGTAAAGAAGGTTTAACATGATTCTGAAGTCATGTTTGCAAAATATCAGAAACTCATAATGCAAATATCTCTTTTGCATTCAGGGAATATTAGTGAGTGGCAATGGTTGGGCAAATGCTGCAACAATTGATATTATCTACGATGTGTTGCATATGATGGGCCGGGACGACATTCCTGTCGGATTAGGTAATCTAACCGCGCAAGGAACTTCACCTTTGAGCTGCACATATGTCAAGGCTATACCTCTTGGTCACGGTGGTTTTATCGACTCCGATACACTATATGGACTTGGTCATACATTGCCTCGAAGTCCTAGACGGTAAGTTTTATCCTTAGTTCTTGCAGATTAAATTTAACCTTAAAGTTAATTGATTAAATGATGAAGCATGTGTTTCCTTGCTAAATGTTCATGTGACAATACCCTTCCACCTAAGTTATCTGAGACTTGTTTGTTTTAGTGGCAGTGTTTTATTGATCAAACTCAACCTTACACTTTCTGTACAAACCATCATCAATTGCTCTACTTTATGAGAATACAGATTAATTTGGCACTAAATGCTAGAATTCTCAACAGTCAAATAGAACCGAAGCGGCAATCTTGTTCTTATGAAACAGTAAAGCTAAATCAGTTTGCAAGCAATATGGCCTAAGGCTTCTTCACTAAGTAGCAGTATaaactgataaaaaaaaacttactgaTCACATTCTGACCTAATTAAAGATGAACAAGTGAGATTGCAAGTGTCTCCCACACTGAAAGAAGATAATCCTAAATATAATACTTAAAAGCACCATAGCTGAAGCTGAAGATATAGTGAAACTGTAAATGATAGGTATCATAAAAGTATATAGACTAGGACATGATCATGCAAACACTTATGATTCACATCAATATATTGTTTAATGTCACAGTGCATTAGAGATGTATGAGCTAAGTAAAAATCATGTGCCACTGGCACTAATCATTCATGACAAACTAATCTTGCCACAATAAGTGTCATGCAATAACAATGCAAGCATTCTGCACTTTTTTGAAACCTTATGATTGATGCTTTATACCTTAAATTCTTGTTTCTATCTGTGTCACTAAGATATGACAAGCTGATGATTCTGATAACAAATTAAAAGGAATAAGATATCGACATGCTTATGGAAACTGTACAGCATTTAAGAAATTGAAACAACTTTTTTACTGATGTGCAAGATTTCAGCAAAATTATATGTTCACCGAGTCTTTAGATGAAAGTGAGGCCATTTTCTTCCGATCAATGCATCACTAATGTAAAGTTTTTCTACTTTTATGGAGCCAGGTATACCGCCGACAATTCTGTAAAACATGGAGCTCCACGAGACACAGACCATCCTGAACGAAGACAAGCATTAGCTTTTGAAGTTTGGCAGTCTGTTACAAAGGCAGTTTATCCTAAGGAGAAGATTACTATCTTGACAAACGGACCCCTGACAAACTTGGCCAATATTCTTCTTTCCGACAAGAATGCCACTTCAGTTATTCAGGTAAGAGAATTTCATCAGTTCTAATCTAACTTTGCTCCATTGATACGTGACATATCCAAACTAGTTACTCATAATCTATAGATTTAACGATGCTAAAGTTCTTCAGGTTTTCTGACTGATTTCTGAATTTACAATATCCAGACATGATCGCAACAAAAACCATCTATTATATAAGCAATTTAACATACGCTGTATATGCAGGAAGTATTCATCGTCGGAGGCCATATTCCCAAAGACAATGAACAGAACGGAAATATCTTTACCATTCCATCGAACAAATATGCAGAGTTCAACATGTTTCTTGACCCTTTAGCTGCAAAAACAGTCCTGGAATCAGATCTTAAAATAACACTTATTCCTTTAAATGCTCAGCGCAAAGTGACTTCTTATCCGACTATGTTAAACAGGTTGGAACTGGTTTACAAGACTCCAGAAGCCAAATTTGCTCACAAATTGCTGTCATTGCTGCATAATCTGCAACGGATAAATAAACTGTACCACCATATGGTATCATTGATCAGTACATTTATATtcctttacaaaaaaaatttgtcaatCATTTCCATGCCTAATCAGCTTCTATTTTGGATTTTGCTGATATGCAGGACATATTTCTGGGCGAAATTCTTGGTGCAGTAGTCATGGTTCAGCAAGATAAACTTAATCCAAAATTACAGATTCAGCGTATTAGTGTGTCAGTTGGCAACATAG
The DNA window shown above is from Dioscorea cayenensis subsp. rotundata cultivar TDr96_F1 chromosome 12, TDr96_F1_v2_PseudoChromosome.rev07_lg8_w22 25.fasta, whole genome shotgun sequence and carries:
- the LOC120274052 gene encoding uncharacterized protein LOC120274052; this translates as MMFVRFLFLILVLVVVVGDAKTHRILLDTDVDTDDFFAILYLLKQNQSVIDLKAITVSANAWNDAGHAVNQVYDLLYMMGRDDIAVGVGGEGGILDNSTILPNVGGYLPLIEQGMSTAGYCRYRQAIPKGSGGRLDIDTNYGIRRAFLPQGPRKYSPLHQPTTQQVMIDTISAGPTTVFLIGSHTNLALLLMTNPQLKKNIEHIYVMGGGVRAKNPTGCCPKNSTSLCMPQQCGDRGNIFTSFHSNPYAEYNMFGDPFAAYQVFHSGIPITLVPLDATNTIPVNKKFFMAFERSQNTYEAQYCFQSLKFTRDTWVGDQFYTSFFMWDSFTSGVAISTMLNAHKSNGENEFAEMHYLNITVITSNKPYGAHDGSNPFFDGRDIPKFNLKKKGVHSGHVQTGVQDPFCIVKGKDKGKCQDGYTKEITGPEAVRVLVAHKAKPNRDAQSPLDREYFISFLTDLNLPQQSGRFNFTTEYPYYREVFYKPTFSDRKLGKPVIFDMDMSAGDFLTLIYLLKVPVELINLKGILVSGNGWANAATIDIIYDVLHMMGRDDIPVGLGNLTAQGTSPLSCTYVKAIPLGHGGFIDSDTLYGLGHTLPRSPRRYTADNSVKHGAPRDTDHPERRQALAFEVWQSVTKAVYPKEKITILTNGPLTNLANILLSDKNATSVIQEVFIVGGHIPKDNEQNGNIFTIPSNKYAEFNMFLDPLAAKTVLESDLKITLIPLNAQRKVTSYPTMLNRLELVYKTPEAKFAHKLLSLLHNLQRINKLYHHMDIFLGEILGAVVMVQQDKLNPKLQIQRISVSVGNIAKDGQLVIDKKHGKLVSILDGVDSEAYYEQYTDLLGAKTQSAVIGSFNEQKSLWSQPPNGTQAKQEHRIFLR